In the genome of Cryptococcus neoformans var. neoformans B-3501A chromosome 5, whole genome shotgun sequence, the window GGGGGCGTACTTGCTTGATTTCTTAGCCATCTTATCGGAGATTGAACAGGTGGGTCCAGCGATGCCTTGGGCATGTGGGTTGAccacttccatcttttGCGCTAATGCCTGAACAGACTCTATAATACCTTCACATATTGCTTCGAAAGTCACGCCGAGAGAAAGCTTTGATGTAAGCGTGATGACTCGCGTGGGTTATATGTACTATTATGCATATCAACTTGCTGTCTTACATGTAACGTGCAGCAAGGCTACGAAGTACGCAATCACAGGCGATAAGATAAATTCTCAAAAGAACAACTAGGTCTATAAGTCAGATGAACCTATTCTACCAACTAGATCCAGGTCGGCTCATACACCTGAGGCTCTTGGAGACCTATCCACTTGAATGACCTAGCAAGATGAACAGGTTTcaaaagatggatgagagTAGAAGACGTCCCGATCCTAATTTCATAATCGCCTTTCCTGCCGATCCAGCTCTTCTCTTGGATGCTGTAGAATGAGAATGCTTTGTGCTAACCACATCCCACAGCCGGATATCAGCCATTATCTCAGAAGATCCCTCAAGACAGCGAGGCGCAAAAGGGCTCGTCCACTCACATCAAGACTAACGGAAACAGTCTTCGATTCTCCGGGTCTTAAGTACACTTTTACGAATCCCGCTAGTTCATGTTCTGGTCTTTCGACTATCGGTGCTAGATCGTGGATGTAGACTTGAGCGACTTCTGCGCCATCGATTTCACCGGTGTTGGTGAGGGTGAAACTCGCTTTGGCGCCACAAGCCTCGGATTTAACAGATAACTCGCTTCTCACACTTTCGTCAGTTTTTCCGATCCAATCACGGTCATTCTtaggaggagggagagggtaGAATAATAGGAAGCAGTGAAATAGTCAACTAACCTAAAGGTGAAAGAAGTATAGCTCAACCCATGTCCGAAGGGAAAAGCGCTCTTTGGATGATCCCCTCTGTCAAAATACCTATACCCAACCCCCAACCCTTCACAATAAACGGTATCGATTGGGTGTCCGAACCCTTCATGGCTCGGATAATCCTCCAATACCCTGGGCCAGGTGATTGGTAGCTTGCCACTTGGATTGACAACGCCAAAGACGACATCGGCGATGGCTGTGCCGCAGTTGTTGCCCCCGAAGAAGGCTTGAACGATAGCCGACGCGTCGTCAAGCCAGGGGAACTCGACTGGCATACCGGATTGGTTGACTACAATCGTCTCTGGTTTCGAGGAAAGTACGGCCCGCACGAGCTCGTCTGTCCCTGGCGGAAGCTTCATATCTTCTCGATCATAGGATTCAGACTCCCACTCTGAATTCGTACCAATACAGAGAATGGCGACTTGATCGAAAATTTGTCAGTCCTTGAATTGAGTCTAAAGATGTAAAATTGAGATGGACTCTCACCATCAGATTCAGTAGCGAGCTTGACAGCTTTCTCAATTTCTGCTCGGACATCgcgcttctttcttccaccGATTCGAATCCCACCTCGACGGCCGGTCTATCAACACACATCAGATAGGATCAGCTTACACACTCAGCGCAGCCGGTTGAGGCTGCAGAGGATATACGTACATAGGGAGACATTGCATTTAGCTGTTTGAAGTTGGAAAATCGGACTTCGAGGTCGTACGATTTTCCAGCCTCAACGTTGAGTTCGCCTGTACGCTCTTCTGCGCCTGTATTGAACTGgattgggagaagaaacaaacaATACAATATCTCTTGTCAGTTATCGGAAGATAAAGGGCTTGTGGAACGACAATAAATACATGAACTTACGAAAAGCAAACCCTCTTTCTGATCAGTGGAGTTATCGATGATCTTCTTTCCGTCAATGAACAAATCGGCCTGTCCAGCTACACCCAGACCAAGTTCCCACTACCCTGTCAGCTTGAGCCCGCAGGTTGTGGACTTACAATCCCGCTTTCGTCGGGGGTGAAGATTGTCTTGAGCTACAGGTAATGTCAGTTTGTTATGGTCGGAAGAAAAGTTGTTGATTGGTGGAACTCACAGATACATATCCTCTGACTGGTACTTCTTTCGGTATACCATCGATGAAGTACGAGAATGCCGAATTGTTATATTTTGAGAAAATAGGTTTGACCTTGTTCTCCCATGGGCTTCAAGTTTTGCCGTGTTAGCTTATGTGGAAAAGTAGGAAAGCGAAGGGGCTACTCACTTTTGGGCGTAGAAATTGCACTGCACCCCTGGTCCGGCATCTTTACCCATCGtgggatgatgaatgaaagGCGTCAAAAGCGGCGTCCATCTCGAGCTATCGGAGCCGATTGTATATTCTACTTTTGCCCCTACGCTTTCGGCATATGTGGTGATTGCCTCCAAGGGAGTGATGAGGTACGTCGGAGCAAGGTTGGCACTTCCCCCACCTGAATAGGAGGCTGTTTTGGCATTGGGGCCGATGACGGCGATCTTCTTGCcgttgggagaagagatgggcaAGACACTTTTGTCATTTTTGAGGAGGACGACGGCAGAATCGGCTGCTTCGCGCAGTAATGCTCGGATATAGGGCGTATCGATGGTttcttcgtctttttcAAAGTCGATACCAGACTGTTGAGCTTCTTGGACATAGTGCAGGACCTATATCAGATGAAAGATCAATAAGCCCTGTGCTAAGAGCATTAAACACGACGACTTACCCTCAAAGCACACTCGTCTATATCGGCAGGGACGAGTTTACCGCCAATGATATCCCTTTCCAAACTTGAACCCCTCATCAAAGCAGGTCCGGGCATCTCAAGGTCCAAAGAagccttgacagcttctgaagaagagtatgtCCCACTCCAGTCGGACATGATCATACCCTGGAACTCGAAGTCGCCTCGGAGGATCTTGCGCAGTAAGAAAGGGTGTTCAGCCACGTGTAGACCATTTACTCGATTGTAACTTGTCATCTATGTGAGACATTAGCATTAGGTTCCTTCAACTAGAAGAACGCAAAAGGTCTGGTTGAAGAGGCCTGTGGCAATTCGAGAGATAGAAACCTACAAAGACGGCAGGTCGCGCCTTGCATTGAATTCTGAAGGGCTCGAGGTAGATTTCATGCATCGTCCTTTCGTCAATGACCGAGTTGTTGCTTCTTCGCAGGTATTCTTGTTCGTTTGCGAGGAAATCTGAAAACTCAGCTTTGAACATTCCTCCAAATACTCACGCTTCGGTGCTATACCAGAACAGATCAGCATTTGCGTGGTATACAAAGATCAAGAAATAGTCAGAGTTGCACACGCACTGGTCATGACCTTCTTGGACTGTACACCTTCTATCCATGCCAACGCGATATGAccacaaagaagaggatctGTGCAACGTACCATCTGGTCAGCTCTGAGCTCAGTCTTTGAAAGGTCAATGGACGACGGGGACTCACCTTCGCTGAAAGACTCGAaccctcttccaccacaaGGATGTCTCTGACAATTCGTGGTGGGACCTAACAAGCAGTGCACCCCGCGGGCTCGGC includes:
- a CDS encoding hypothetical protein (Match to EST gb|CF189902.1|CF189902; HMMPfam hit to Glyco_hydro_3, Glycosyl hydrolase family 3 N terminal domain, score: 287.0, E(): 2.9e-83; HMMPfam hit to Glyco_hydro_3_C, Glycosyl hydrolase family 3 C terminal domain, score: 155.8, E(): 9.1e-44), giving the protein MTKMTIINPEAVLKELSSEEKIALLSGDDMWHTVAVPRLGIPRVRCSDGPNGVRGTAWTNGATASCFPSSTGLGASMDIDLARRIGEALGEECRARGVHCLLGPTTNCQRHPCGGRGFESFSEDPLLCGHIALAWIEGVQSKKVMTTPKQYLRRSNNSVIDERTMHEIYLEPFRIQCKARPAVFMTSYNRVNGLHVAEHPFLLRKILRGDFEFQGMIMSDWSGTYSSSEAVKASLDLEMPGPALMRGSSLERDIIGGKLVPADIDECALRVLHYVQEAQQSGIDFEKDEETIDTPYIRALLREAADSAVVLLKNDKSVLPISSPNGKKIAVIGPNAKTASYSGGGSANLAPTYLITPLEAITTYAESVGAKVEYTIGSDSSRWTPLLTPFIHHPTMGKDAGPGVQCNFYAQNPWENKVKPIFSKYNNSAFSYFIDGIPKEVPVRGYVSLKTIFTPDESGIWELGLGVAGQADLFIDGKKIIDNSTDQKEGLLFFNTGAEERTGELNVEAGKSYDLEVRFSNFKQLNAMSPYTGRRGGIRIGGRKKRDVRAEIEKAVKLATESDVAILCIGTNSEWESESYDREDMKLPPGTDELVRAVLSSKPETIVVNQSGMPVEFPWLDDASAIVQAFFGGNNCGTAIADVVFGVVNPSGKLPITWPRVLEDYPSHEGFGHPIDTVYCEGLGVGYRYFDRGDHPKSAFPFGHGLSYTSFTFSVRSELSVKSEACGAKASFTLTNTGEIDGAEVAQVYIHDLAPIVERPEHELAGFVKVYLRPGESKTVSVSLDHKAFSFYSIQEKSWIGRKGDYEIRIGTSSTLIHLLKPVHLARSFKWIGLQEPQVYEPTWI